A portion of the Pedobacter cryoconitis genome contains these proteins:
- the gpmI gene encoding 2,3-bisphosphoglycerate-independent phosphoglycerate mutase has product MNNKKVMLLILDGWGYGKQDNSDAAYAANTPFFDSLLKNYPNSKLEASGEAVGLPAGQMGNSEVGHMNLGAGRVVYQELGRINKAISDGSILTNQTLVDAFDYAKKNNKAVHFIGLVSDGGVHAHINHLKGLCDAANDQGLKDVFIHGFLDGRDTDPNSGLGFIKELDDHLKTSTGKIASLIGRYYAMDRDSRWERVKQAYDVMTKGVGLPTQNPLKAIEQSYADGITDEFVKPIVVTGADHQPLAVIAPDDVVICFNYRTDRGREITAALTQNDYPEFEMHKLPLYYVTMTTYDENFEGVKVIFTKDDLTETLGEILEKNHKNQIRIAETEKYPHVTFFFSGGRELPFENEKRLMVPSPKVATYDLKPEMSAQGITDAITKELETGWADFICLNFANPDMVGHTGVFEAVIKAVETADRCAQEVVTKGLENGYSFIILADHGNSEYMVNKDGSVNTAHTTNLVPCILVGTDYTAIADGKLGDVAPTILKLMGIEKPAIMTGNELI; this is encoded by the coding sequence ATGAATAATAAAAAAGTGATGCTCCTCATTCTTGATGGATGGGGTTACGGAAAACAAGACAACTCAGACGCAGCTTACGCAGCAAATACACCTTTCTTTGATTCTTTACTGAAAAACTATCCAAACTCAAAACTGGAAGCATCCGGTGAGGCTGTAGGCCTGCCTGCCGGACAGATGGGGAATTCTGAAGTTGGGCACATGAACCTGGGTGCAGGAAGAGTCGTTTACCAGGAACTGGGAAGAATTAACAAAGCAATCAGCGATGGCTCTATTCTAACTAATCAGACTTTAGTTGATGCTTTTGATTACGCTAAGAAAAATAACAAAGCTGTTCATTTTATCGGACTAGTATCTGATGGTGGTGTGCACGCCCATATCAATCATTTAAAAGGATTATGTGATGCTGCAAATGATCAGGGACTGAAAGATGTCTTTATTCATGGCTTTTTAGATGGCAGGGATACAGATCCGAATTCAGGCTTGGGCTTCATTAAAGAACTGGATGACCACTTAAAAACCTCTACCGGCAAAATAGCCAGTTTAATTGGCCGTTATTATGCGATGGACAGAGATTCCCGCTGGGAACGCGTTAAACAAGCTTATGATGTCATGACTAAAGGAGTAGGTTTACCTACACAAAATCCTTTAAAAGCTATCGAACAATCTTATGCTGATGGCATTACAGATGAGTTTGTTAAGCCTATCGTAGTTACTGGAGCAGACCATCAGCCTTTGGCCGTGATCGCTCCCGACGATGTCGTGATCTGCTTCAATTACAGAACAGACCGTGGCAGAGAAATTACTGCTGCCCTGACTCAAAATGACTATCCTGAATTTGAGATGCACAAATTGCCATTGTACTATGTAACAATGACTACTTATGATGAGAATTTCGAAGGTGTAAAAGTTATTTTTACTAAAGATGACCTGACAGAAACGCTGGGAGAAATCTTAGAGAAAAATCATAAAAACCAAATCCGTATTGCGGAAACAGAAAAGTATCCTCACGTTACTTTCTTTTTCTCTGGCGGCAGAGAACTGCCTTTCGAAAACGAGAAGAGATTAATGGTTCCTTCTCCGAAAGTAGCAACTTATGATCTTAAACCAGAAATGAGCGCGCAGGGAATTACAGATGCAATTACCAAAGAGCTGGAAACAGGCTGGGCAGATTTCATTTGTCTGAACTTCGCGAACCCAGATATGGTAGGCCATACAGGTGTATTTGAAGCTGTTATTAAAGCCGTTGAAACTGCAGACCGTTGTGCACAGGAAGTAGTTACTAAGGGCCTTGAAAATGGTTACTCTTTTATTATTCTCGCAGACCACGGAAATTCAGAATATATGGTAAACAAAGATGGTTCTGTAAATACGGCACATACCACCAACCTGGTTCCTTGTATTTTAGTAGGTACAGATTATACGGCAATCGCTGATGGTAAATTAGGTGATGTTGCACCTACAATCCTGAAGTTAATGGGAATTGAGAAGCCTGCGATCATGACAGGAAATGAATTGATATAA